The following are encoded together in the Bacillus cereus group sp. RP43 genome:
- a CDS encoding M3 family oligoendopeptidase → MFNDLETSKSKLQALFERNITSVLELESWLLDEQCLNAEIEEELTNSLIAIYRDTDDSNLRDLHMYNQNTIQPLLKRYNAKFDQKFKDCPFVDLLDEQKYGFMKKARLVKSKIFNEKNIALSIKEQELITKYREIMSNIAIHWEEEQKTYAYVKAQLDNPDRAIREKVWYALCEARSVVKIEIDCIMKELVQLRNQIALNAGFNNYSEYAFKQKNRDYSIEDCYKLHESIEKYVVPIWKQLGSHFKKNLGVKTYRPWDLAPCNLQKIPFENYIDLLGGVEEMLRKTDSCFHGEFTHIRKAGLIDVEERENKAPGAACFTLPHSKDVFVYSNFSPSFYAINALIHEIGHALHFYKQFNNESSMQERYLCEEVAELYSLSLELLLMDKLNIFYKQEGEYKEVQQVQLFRTLSLLMSSVSGDVFQHWLYTNPNHTPEERGKKYVELCKRYQYSSVDIAGLEYEIGASWLESFHYFQFPFYKIEYAIAQIGAMQLFQIYREDPEKAIAFFKVGASSDWNLSIQEIYENTGVKFDFSEERIESTASAILDLINELK, encoded by the coding sequence ATGTTTAATGATTTGGAAACATCGAAAAGTAAATTACAGGCACTTTTCGAGCGGAATATTACTTCTGTTTTAGAATTAGAGAGTTGGCTTTTGGATGAACAGTGTTTAAACGCTGAAATAGAAGAGGAGTTAACTAATAGTTTAATTGCTATATATAGAGATACAGACGATAGTAATTTACGTGATTTACATATGTATAATCAAAATACAATTCAACCACTTTTAAAAAGATACAATGCAAAATTTGACCAGAAATTTAAAGATTGTCCGTTTGTCGATTTATTAGATGAGCAGAAATATGGATTTATGAAAAAAGCAAGATTGGTGAAAAGTAAAATATTTAATGAAAAGAACATTGCTCTTTCCATTAAAGAGCAAGAGCTTATAACGAAGTATAGAGAAATAATGTCTAACATAGCTATTCATTGGGAAGAAGAACAAAAGACGTATGCATACGTAAAAGCACAGCTAGATAACCCAGATAGAGCTATTCGAGAAAAGGTATGGTATGCTTTATGCGAAGCAAGAAGTGTAGTGAAAATAGAAATAGATTGTATTATGAAGGAACTTGTACAATTACGGAATCAGATAGCGTTAAATGCAGGATTTAATAATTATAGTGAATATGCTTTTAAACAAAAAAATAGAGATTACAGTATTGAAGATTGTTATAAGCTTCATGAATCTATAGAGAAGTATGTTGTACCAATTTGGAAACAGTTAGGAAGTCATTTCAAAAAGAATCTCGGTGTAAAAACGTACCGCCCTTGGGATCTTGCTCCTTGTAATTTGCAAAAAATTCCGTTTGAAAATTACATTGATTTATTGGGTGGGGTTGAAGAAATGTTACGGAAGACAGATTCGTGCTTTCATGGGGAATTTACTCATATAAGGAAAGCGGGATTAATTGACGTAGAAGAACGAGAAAATAAAGCGCCAGGAGCTGCTTGTTTTACCTTACCTCATAGTAAAGATGTTTTTGTGTATTCTAATTTTAGTCCTTCATTTTATGCAATTAATGCACTAATACATGAAATAGGCCATGCATTACATTTTTATAAACAATTTAACAATGAAAGTAGCATGCAGGAAAGATATCTTTGTGAAGAGGTGGCTGAACTTTATTCCCTTAGTCTTGAGTTACTATTAATGGATAAGCTTAATATTTTTTATAAGCAAGAGGGTGAGTATAAGGAAGTGCAGCAAGTACAATTGTTTCGTACGTTGTCTTTATTAATGTCGTCAGTTTCAGGAGATGTATTCCAACACTGGCTCTATACAAATCCAAACCATACACCAGAAGAGCGTGGTAAGAAATATGTTGAACTATGTAAAAGGTATCAATATTCATCGGTCGATATTGCAGGATTAGAGTATGAAATCGGTGCAAGCTGGTTAGAGTCATTTCACTATTTTCAGTTTCCTTTTTATAAAATTGAATATGCAATTGCACAAATAGGAGCAATGCAATTGTTTCAAATTTATCGGGAAGATCCAGAAAAAGCGATTGCTTTCTTTAAAGTGGGAGCGAGTTCAGATTGGAATTTATCTATACAGGAAATATATGAAAATACAGGTGTTAAGTTTGACTTTTCGGAAGAAAGGATAGAAAGTACTGCTAGCGCTATTCTGGATCTGATTAACGAATTAAAATAA
- a CDS encoding DUF4017 family protein — translation MKNILPALLAYIIVCIIAIIIPASDGYNNVGWKLFVGQAYAIPIFIIAAIITFYINKKKSYE, via the coding sequence ATGAAAAATATACTCCCAGCATTATTAGCTTATATTATTGTTTGTATCATCGCAATTATCATTCCAGCATCTGACGGCTATAATAATGTAGGATGGAAATTATTCGTTGGGCAAGCGTACGCAATACCTATTTTCATTATTGCTGCTATTATTACATTTTATATAAACAAGAAAAAGTCTTACGAATAA
- a CDS encoding DUF6884 domain-containing protein: MKRLCIIPCGKKKIWDKYPNFGEAEAKDVYISPFGKACQAYATEFFENWVILSAKHGFLRPNDIVKENYDLAFDSKSNEIISIEQLKRQMIDKGLLQFDEIVLLAGKKHKKVVTKLYPEEIITYPLKGCKGIGYMLQRLNDAVEAQQEI; encoded by the coding sequence ATGAAAAGGTTATGCATAATTCCATGTGGAAAGAAGAAGATTTGGGATAAGTACCCAAATTTCGGTGAGGCAGAGGCAAAAGATGTATATATTAGTCCATTCGGAAAAGCATGTCAGGCGTATGCAACTGAGTTTTTCGAGAATTGGGTTATATTATCAGCAAAGCATGGATTTTTAAGACCAAATGATATTGTAAAGGAAAACTATGATCTTGCATTTGATTCAAAGAGTAATGAAATTATTAGCATAGAACAATTAAAACGACAGATGATTGATAAAGGCTTACTTCAGTTTGATGAAATAGTTTTACTTGCAGGGAAGAAGCATAAGAAAGTAGTGACGAAGCTATATCCAGAAGAAATCATTACATATCCATTAAAAGGGTGTAAAGGAATTGGGTATATGTTGCAGAGGTTGAATGATGCTGTGGAAGCGCAGCAGGAAATATAG
- a CDS encoding acetylglutamate kinase produces the protein MYTYWQSYYSPYHITNGNFDSFVRNYRVSKNENFLKGYMRSLWEQHVTWTRLAIIGIIFNLPDVNVTVGRLLQNATHMGLSLEPFYGENAVKKYSALIKDHLVIAADLVKAAKAGDQNAAAAIEKKWYANGDEIVEFLTSINPYIEKEEFRKMFYEHLALTKAEALAFLNKDYDASVKLYDKIEKEALEMADTITDAIVKQFPQVFQ, from the coding sequence ATGTATACTTATTGGCAATCGTATTACTCCCCTTATCATATCACTAATGGAAACTTCGATTCATTTGTACGAAATTACCGAGTTAGTAAAAACGAAAACTTTTTAAAAGGATATATGCGTTCTTTATGGGAACAACACGTCACTTGGACGCGATTAGCCATTATAGGCATCATCTTTAACTTGCCAGACGTAAACGTTACTGTTGGGCGTCTTCTACAAAATGCAACACATATGGGGCTTTCACTTGAACCATTCTATGGAGAAAATGCAGTAAAAAAATATAGTGCATTAATTAAAGACCACTTAGTAATTGCAGCTGATCTTGTTAAAGCCGCAAAAGCTGGCGATCAAAACGCAGCAGCCGCTATAGAAAAGAAGTGGTACGCTAATGGTGATGAAATTGTTGAGTTTCTAACCAGTATCAACCCATATATAGAAAAAGAAGAATTTAGAAAAATGTTTTATGAGCATTTAGCGTTAACGAAAGCGGAAGCACTCGCCTTCCTAAATAAAGATTATGATGCCAGTGTAAAACTATACGATAAAATTGAAAAAGAAGCATTAGAAATGGCTGATACTATAACAGATGCAATCGTAAAACAATTTCCGCAAGTATTTCAATAA
- a CDS encoding amino acid permease, producing the protein MNKKKLGPILLSGLIIGPILGSGIILLPPLIYKTTGDYAIIAWLLIMGIGFLFASLFGKLSVHFPSESGVSNAVNQAFGTSIKQLTSIFFIVAGCLGPTAVLMTASQYISLVLPNSDIPLEVIGIILMGICVFILLLDISSIGKISFIFSTSATVLLLSGSISSIPYFRSENYFQTAFSFGDFGYSILLLFWALVGWEIIGNYSMEVKDRKKTIPQAIVISTLTVTIVCLFVAAATQWIELPNSYRENLQIISILSTIFGGFTVPLIAFITTVLCMSTYLLVVGGVTRLISSETKQINNLSILSYRTKANVPVFSLLLLITVHTTVFICVYNKFITIEQIVAIANAFFICNAICGIFAAYKLLPGLFNKVLSLSLIACFFIILSFSSFWILISISVLVAFYVLQHIKHKSSTHEDRISI; encoded by the coding sequence ATGAACAAGAAAAAATTAGGTCCTATACTACTTAGCGGTTTAATTATCGGACCAATTTTAGGATCAGGGATTATATTACTACCACCACTTATTTATAAAACAACAGGAGATTATGCCATTATCGCTTGGCTGCTTATTATGGGAATTGGATTTTTATTTGCTTCGCTATTCGGTAAACTTAGTGTTCACTTTCCAAGTGAATCTGGAGTTTCTAACGCAGTGAATCAAGCATTTGGTACTTCTATAAAGCAATTAACTTCTATCTTCTTTATTGTTGCCGGTTGTTTAGGTCCAACTGCAGTATTAATGACAGCTAGTCAATACATTTCTTTAGTACTACCAAATTCGGACATTCCCCTTGAAGTTATCGGCATTATATTAATGGGAATATGCGTATTTATATTATTACTTGATATATCGTCTATCGGAAAAATATCATTTATTTTTTCAACATCTGCAACTGTACTTTTATTAAGTGGCAGTATTAGTTCTATTCCGTATTTTAGGTCAGAGAACTATTTCCAAACGGCTTTCTCTTTCGGGGACTTCGGATATAGTATTTTACTACTTTTTTGGGCTTTAGTAGGCTGGGAGATTATCGGAAACTACAGTATGGAGGTAAAAGACAGGAAGAAAACTATTCCACAAGCGATTGTAATTAGCACACTAACCGTAACAATTGTTTGTCTATTCGTAGCCGCGGCAACTCAGTGGATTGAACTACCTAATTCATACAGAGAAAACTTACAAATTATATCTATTTTATCAACTATATTTGGAGGATTTACAGTTCCTCTTATAGCTTTTATAACTACTGTTCTTTGCATGAGCACATATTTATTAGTTGTTGGAGGTGTTACTCGGCTTATTTCTTCTGAAACAAAACAAATAAACAATTTATCTATACTTTCCTATCGAACAAAAGCGAATGTCCCAGTGTTTTCTTTATTGTTATTAATCACGGTACATACAACTGTATTTATCTGTGTTTACAACAAGTTCATTACAATTGAACAAATTGTAGCAATCGCAAATGCATTTTTCATTTGTAATGCTATTTGTGGCATTTTCGCTGCATACAAATTATTACCTGGACTTTTTAACAAAGTACTCTCTTTAAGCTTAATAGCATGCTTTTTCATTATTCTAAGTTTCTCTTCATTTTGGATATTAATTAGTATCAGTGTTTTAGTTGCTTTCTACGTTTTACAACATATAAAACACAAATCTAGTACACATGAAGATAGAATTTCAATATAA
- a CDS encoding LysR substrate-binding domain-containing protein, with protein sequence MEIRHLKTFKTIVELGGYTRAADYLGYAQSTITGHIQAIEQEMGQPLFNRLGKKMVLTDVGKHLIPYANEMIDLFEKAKQVPSAENEIRGKIIIGAPESLTIYRLPSILHEYKKKFPNVQITLKPSTCLELRNDLRNGHVDLAFLLDTERHEEDLKIEQLVIEQLAFVFPKDYIVTETDSNTVQFTKEETFLYTEHGCSYRTYFEHYLQKQGIKHESTFEFWSIEAIKQCVMCGLGISLLPVITVAQECHDKKLQAVVTDESQFATQIAYHKNKWISPALKELLTIVQDHAKGWRESV encoded by the coding sequence ATGGAGATTCGTCATTTAAAAACGTTTAAAACAATTGTTGAACTTGGAGGATATACAAGAGCTGCCGATTATTTAGGGTATGCGCAATCTACAATAACAGGGCATATTCAAGCAATTGAACAAGAAATGGGACAGCCTTTATTTAATCGATTGGGGAAAAAGATGGTGTTAACAGATGTGGGGAAACATTTAATACCATATGCTAATGAAATGATAGATTTATTTGAGAAAGCGAAACAAGTTCCGAGCGCTGAAAATGAAATTAGAGGAAAAATAATTATTGGTGCACCTGAGTCATTAACAATTTATCGTTTACCATCTATTCTTCATGAATATAAAAAGAAATTTCCAAATGTACAAATTACTTTAAAGCCTTCAACGTGCCTTGAGTTACGGAATGATTTAAGGAATGGACATGTAGATTTAGCTTTTCTTTTAGATACAGAACGGCATGAGGAAGATTTGAAAATTGAGCAACTGGTAATAGAACAACTGGCATTTGTTTTTCCGAAAGATTATATTGTCACAGAAACGGATTCGAATACTGTACAGTTTACGAAAGAAGAAACGTTTTTATATACAGAACACGGGTGTAGTTATCGAACGTATTTTGAACACTATTTACAAAAACAAGGCATTAAACACGAGAGTACATTTGAGTTTTGGAGTATTGAGGCAATTAAGCAATGCGTCATGTGTGGTTTAGGTATTTCTTTATTACCAGTTATTACAGTAGCGCAGGAATGCCATGATAAAAAATTACAAGCTGTTGTTACAGATGAATCGCAATTTGCAACACAAATCGCATATCACAAAAACAAGTGGATTTCCCCAGCATTAAAGGAATTGTTAACAATTGTACAAGATCATGCAAAAGGATGGCGAGAATCAGTTTGA
- the recQ gene encoding DNA helicase RecQ, producing MFTKAQELLASYFGYSSFRRGQDETIKNVLDGKDTVCIMPTGGGKSICYQIPALVFEGTTLVISPLISLMKDQVDTLIQNGISATYINSSISITEANQRIQLAKQGHYKLLYVAPERLDSMEFVDQLIDMKIPMIAIDEAHCISQWGHDFRPSYLHIHRILDYLPEKPLVLALTATATPQVRDDICTTLEINQENTIMTTFERENLSFSVIKGQDRNAYLADYIRQNQKESGIIYAATRKVVDQLYEDLGKAGVSVSKYHAGMSDHDRNEQQELFLRDEISVMVATSAFGMGIDKSNIRYVIHYQLPKNMESYYQEAGRAGRDGLDSECILLYSSQDVQVQRFLIDQSTGESRFSNELEKLQNMTDYCHTEQCLQSFILQYFGEEPKEDCGRCGNCTDDRESIDVTRESQMVLSCMIRTNQRFGKQMIAQVLTGSKNKKVIEFNFHTLPTYGLLSNRSVKEVSEFIEFLISDELIAVEHGTYPTLKVTEKGKEVLLGKENVLRKERVETRQIVQDHPLFEVLREVRKEIAQGEGVPPFVIFSDQTLKDMCAKMPQSDSELLTVKGIGEHKLVKYGSHFLQAVQHFIEDNPNYAESIKTEVVSERKKSGKASANSHIETYEMYKQGIDLNEIAKDRGLSRQTIENHLIRSFEDGMEVEWQSFVPTEYEALIETAVQNAEGGLKSIKEQLPGEVSYFMIRAYLQIRK from the coding sequence TTGTTTACAAAAGCACAAGAACTTTTAGCGTCTTATTTCGGTTATTCGTCATTCCGAAGAGGACAAGATGAAACAATTAAAAATGTATTAGATGGGAAAGATACAGTTTGTATTATGCCTACGGGCGGTGGTAAGTCAATTTGTTATCAAATTCCCGCATTAGTATTCGAAGGAACGACATTAGTTATCTCACCTTTGATTTCACTTATGAAAGATCAAGTAGATACATTAATACAAAACGGTATTTCCGCTACATATATTAATAGTTCTATTTCTATTACAGAAGCGAATCAACGAATTCAATTGGCGAAACAAGGGCATTACAAGTTGCTTTACGTGGCGCCTGAGCGTCTTGATTCTATGGAGTTTGTTGATCAACTTATCGATATGAAAATCCCGATGATAGCAATTGATGAGGCGCACTGTATTTCGCAGTGGGGTCATGATTTCCGTCCTAGTTATTTACATATACATCGCATATTAGATTATCTTCCAGAAAAACCGCTCGTTTTAGCATTAACAGCAACAGCAACACCACAAGTACGTGATGATATTTGCACTACGCTTGAAATTAATCAAGAAAATACAATTATGACAACGTTCGAGCGCGAGAACTTATCGTTTTCAGTAATTAAAGGACAGGATCGTAATGCGTATTTAGCGGATTATATTCGTCAAAATCAGAAGGAATCTGGGATTATTTATGCAGCTACAAGAAAAGTAGTCGATCAGTTATATGAAGATTTAGGGAAAGCAGGAGTTTCGGTATCGAAATATCATGCTGGTATGAGTGATCATGATCGAAATGAACAGCAAGAACTCTTTTTAAGAGATGAAATCAGCGTTATGGTAGCGACATCAGCGTTTGGAATGGGGATTGATAAATCGAATATTCGTTACGTTATTCATTATCAACTTCCAAAAAATATGGAAAGTTACTATCAAGAAGCAGGACGTGCTGGTCGTGACGGATTAGATAGTGAATGTATTTTGTTATATTCTTCTCAAGATGTGCAAGTACAACGCTTTTTAATCGATCAATCAACTGGAGAATCACGTTTTTCAAACGAACTTGAAAAACTCCAAAATATGACCGATTACTGTCATACAGAACAATGTTTACAATCATTTATTTTGCAATACTTCGGAGAAGAGCCGAAGGAAGATTGTGGCCGCTGCGGTAATTGTACGGACGACCGTGAAAGTATCGATGTGACGAGGGAATCACAAATGGTACTATCTTGTATGATTAGGACGAACCAACGATTCGGAAAGCAAATGATTGCACAAGTATTAACTGGATCTAAAAATAAGAAAGTCATTGAATTTAATTTTCATACTTTGCCAACGTACGGTCTTTTGTCAAACCGTAGTGTAAAAGAAGTTAGTGAGTTTATTGAGTTTTTAATTTCAGATGAGTTAATTGCAGTTGAACATGGTACGTATCCGACATTAAAAGTAACGGAAAAAGGAAAAGAAGTATTACTTGGTAAAGAGAACGTTTTACGCAAAGAACGAGTAGAAACGAGACAAATTGTTCAAGACCATCCTTTATTTGAAGTACTTCGTGAAGTGCGTAAAGAAATTGCGCAAGGAGAAGGTGTACCACCATTCGTTATTTTCTCTGACCAAACGTTAAAAGATATGTGTGCGAAAATGCCACAAAGTGATTCCGAACTCCTAACTGTAAAAGGAATCGGAGAACATAAGCTTGTGAAGTACGGGTCTCACTTCTTACAAGCAGTTCAGCACTTTATTGAAGATAATCCAAACTATGCTGAATCAATTAAGACTGAAGTTGTTTCAGAGCGTAAAAAATCAGGAAAAGCGTCAGCGAATTCTCATATAGAAACATATGAAATGTATAAACAAGGCATTGATTTAAATGAGATTGCGAAAGATAGAGGTCTATCAAGACAAACGATTGAAAACCACTTAATCCGCTCTTTTGAAGATGGTATGGAAGTAGAGTGGCAAAGCTTTGTTCCAACAGAGTATGAAGCTCTTATTGAAACTGCCGTACAAAATGCAGAAGGTGGTTTGAAATCTATTAAAGAACAGCTTCCAGGTGAAGTGAGTTACTTTATGATTCGTGCATATTTACAAATTAGAAAGTAG
- a CDS encoding gamma-glutamylcyclotransferase family protein, translating to MHHVFVYGTLRKEQTNDHYMQGATCIADVAWTYGKLFDTNEGYPAMICSNEEKIYGEVYEVNSDVLQKLDELEEYTGNAESDLYDRITQTIYFGDIEIHAYVYVAQDREMLKKVIISGDWVEYQKGK from the coding sequence ATGCATCATGTTTTCGTGTATGGCACGTTAAGAAAAGAGCAAACGAATGATCATTATATGCAAGGTGCAACATGCATCGCAGACGTAGCATGGACATATGGCAAATTATTTGATACAAACGAAGGGTATCCTGCAATGATTTGTTCAAACGAGGAAAAGATATATGGGGAAGTTTATGAAGTAAATAGTGATGTTCTGCAAAAATTAGATGAACTTGAAGAATATACAGGTAATGCAGAGAGTGATTTATATGACCGGATCACCCAAACTATTTATTTTGGGGATATAGAAATACATGCATATGTGTATGTTGCTCAAGATAGAGAAATGTTAAAGAAAGTTATCATTTCTGGGGATTGGGTGGAGTATCAAAAAGGAAAATAA
- a CDS encoding class I SAM-dependent methyltransferase, protein MNELNVKEFYKKQFELSNYDINKENWLEQVAKEVQEQVGHPFQTMLELGAGNGGFARAMSKLNVKMTTVELVTELVEFARDHSSKDIKIHHGDFYQIDIPEEFDVVSYLDGFGVGTDDEQLFLLKRIKNWMKDDGCALIDIYQPLYWKKISGQEMSLSSAMRKYEYDSINERMLDHWWKPNDPNDIVTQSLRCYTVEEISHLCDEAGLSIVGFFPGGAFDFEKSRYKEQASLHECLSYRIKVKKK, encoded by the coding sequence ATGAACGAATTAAATGTGAAGGAATTTTACAAAAAACAATTTGAACTGTCGAATTATGATATAAATAAGGAAAACTGGCTAGAGCAGGTTGCTAAAGAAGTTCAAGAACAAGTTGGTCATCCATTTCAAACGATGTTAGAACTAGGAGCAGGAAATGGTGGATTCGCAAGGGCGATGTCTAAGTTAAATGTAAAAATGACTACAGTTGAACTTGTGACAGAATTAGTTGAATTTGCAAGGGATCATTCAAGTAAGGATATTAAGATTCACCATGGTGATTTCTATCAAATTGACATTCCGGAAGAATTTGATGTAGTAAGTTATTTAGATGGATTTGGTGTAGGAACAGATGATGAGCAATTGTTTCTACTAAAACGGATTAAGAATTGGATGAAGGATGATGGATGTGCACTTATTGATATTTATCAACCACTGTATTGGAAAAAGATAAGTGGACAAGAAATGTCATTAAGTTCAGCTATGCGAAAATATGAATATGATAGTATAAATGAAAGAATGTTAGATCATTGGTGGAAACCTAATGATCCAAATGATATTGTGACTCAGTCTTTACGTTGCTATACAGTAGAAGAGATTAGCCATCTATGCGATGAAGCAGGTTTAAGTATAGTAGGATTCTTCCCAGGCGGAGCATTTGATTTTGAAAAATCGCGATATAAAGAGCAAGCTTCTTTACATGAGTGTTTATCGTATCGTATAAAAGTAAAAAAGAAATAA
- a CDS encoding 3'-5' exonuclease, giving the protein MNNTFEEELQKMKDTLSTMDDQLEQLEKIPVYYGEDFKEQILESMRESNRQSLRIGVHEPYFGRLDFQEDGKEDVMPIYIGKVGVSDKDTMKPIVIDWRAPVASMFYSFTGGEELAFYHSPDGLVEGDVYLKRNISIRKRELERVVDTYVKGNEDVSHADDFLLYRLGENKDNKLKDIVSTIQSEQNDIIRAERNLPLLIQGVAGSGKTTIALHRLAFLIYEYREQLEAERMIVFAPNSLFLDYISSVLPELGVGNISQTTFSDWALRTLDGSVKLKQTEEKLKEAFSINRDEKKVMLGKLKGTLEFKSFIEERMIQFEKELVPTKDFEAWDKAVIPVEDVKKWMQVEYKHYPLKKRRERLVGRMKRWIEIELKKFGETNEKKLLKKEATKRLNTYMNFWPKMSPLSLYSSMLKSKEILELLPEELVQETEKNSRKKEVYVEDLPALIYIHHRITGIEIGQKFHHVVIDEAQDFSPFQVYVLKEITLGNSFTILGDLSQAIYDYQGIEDWGAFKEVFQETGYYELTRSYRSTKEIIEFANEIIKNAEIPVGLATPVFRSGEEVKVIHAEDQFTEILKTLQHLQNEDVKTIAVIGRTDEECRQMYEKLTNAGLTVNVIEADQSKYEGGISVVPVYLAKGLEFDAVLLIDVDEEHYKNTKHDAKLLYVGCTRSLHDLWIFHGGEVSPLIKGLK; this is encoded by the coding sequence ATGAACAACACTTTTGAAGAAGAGTTACAAAAAATGAAAGATACTTTAAGTACGATGGATGATCAATTAGAACAGCTTGAAAAAATTCCGGTTTATTATGGAGAAGATTTTAAAGAGCAAATTCTTGAAAGTATGAGGGAGTCTAATAGACAAAGCTTACGTATTGGTGTACATGAGCCGTATTTTGGAAGATTAGACTTTCAGGAGGATGGCAAGGAAGACGTTATGCCGATTTACATCGGTAAAGTAGGTGTTTCAGATAAAGATACGATGAAACCAATTGTAATTGATTGGCGTGCACCTGTCGCAAGTATGTTTTATTCATTTACCGGTGGTGAAGAATTAGCATTTTATCATTCACCAGACGGGTTAGTAGAAGGCGATGTTTATTTAAAACGAAACATTTCCATTCGAAAGAGAGAACTAGAACGTGTTGTTGATACATATGTGAAAGGAAATGAAGATGTCTCGCATGCTGATGATTTTCTTCTATATCGATTAGGTGAGAATAAAGATAATAAATTAAAAGATATCGTTTCGACTATACAATCGGAGCAAAATGATATTATACGTGCGGAAAGAAACTTACCATTATTAATTCAAGGGGTTGCAGGGAGTGGAAAAACAACGATCGCTTTACATCGCCTTGCTTTTTTAATTTATGAGTATCGTGAACAACTTGAAGCGGAGAGAATGATCGTATTCGCTCCAAATAGTTTGTTTTTAGACTATATTTCGAGTGTACTTCCTGAGTTGGGGGTAGGAAATATTAGTCAAACAACGTTTTCAGATTGGGCATTACGTACGTTAGATGGTTCGGTGAAACTAAAGCAAACAGAAGAAAAATTGAAAGAAGCTTTTTCAATTAATCGCGACGAAAAAAAGGTTATGCTCGGTAAATTAAAAGGCACGCTGGAATTTAAGTCGTTTATTGAAGAAAGAATGATTCAATTTGAAAAAGAGTTAGTGCCAACAAAAGATTTTGAGGCATGGGATAAAGCAGTTATTCCAGTGGAAGACGTTAAAAAGTGGATGCAAGTTGAATATAAACATTATCCATTAAAGAAAAGAAGAGAACGTTTAGTCGGCCGAATGAAGCGCTGGATTGAAATTGAACTGAAAAAGTTTGGAGAAACAAACGAGAAAAAGTTACTAAAAAAAGAAGCGACAAAGAGATTGAACACATATATGAATTTTTGGCCAAAAATGAGCCCGCTTTCACTGTATAGTTCAATGTTGAAGAGTAAAGAAATACTCGAATTATTACCTGAAGAGCTTGTTCAAGAAACAGAAAAGAATAGTCGTAAAAAAGAAGTGTATGTAGAAGACTTACCAGCTTTAATTTACATACATCATCGCATAACAGGAATTGAAATCGGACAGAAGTTCCATCACGTCGTTATTGATGAAGCACAAGATTTCTCTCCTTTCCAAGTTTATGTATTAAAAGAAATTACACTAGGTAATTCTTTCACTATATTAGGTGATTTATCTCAAGCGATTTATGATTATCAAGGAATTGAAGACTGGGGTGCTTTTAAGGAAGTATTCCAAGAAACAGGTTATTATGAACTGACGAGAAGTTATCGTTCTACAAAAGAAATTATTGAATTCGCGAATGAAATAATTAAAAATGCAGAGATTCCAGTAGGGCTTGCTACACCTGTTTTCCGTAGTGGTGAAGAAGTAAAGGTAATTCATGCAGAGGATCAATTCACTGAAATTTTGAAGACATTACAGCATTTGCAAAATGAAGATGTGAAAACAATTGCAGTAATTGGAAGAACGGATGAAGAGTGCCGACAAATGTATGAGAAATTAACAAATGCAGGATTGACTGTTAACGTCATTGAAGCAGATCAAAGTAAATACGAGGGCGGTATTTCGGTAGTACCTGTATACTTAGCAAAAGGTTTAGAATTTGATGCTGTTCTTCTAATTGATGTTGATGAGGAGCATTACAAAAATACAAAACATGATGCAAAGTTATTATATGTTGGATGTACGAGATCTCTTCATGATTTATGGATTTTCCATGGCGGGGAAGTATCACCTTTAATTAAGGGATTAAAATAA
- a CDS encoding DUF952 domain-containing protein, translated as MITKVITKKNWEVAKTTGEINEASLNEEGFIHCSLLDQTLKVVQKHFNHEEEVLLLTIDPSLVKAEIKYELASNGQEYPHVYGVINVEAIVEVVPFPKEKGEYILPKVQS; from the coding sequence ATGATTACAAAAGTAATAACCAAAAAAAATTGGGAAGTCGCAAAAACAACTGGAGAAATTAATGAAGCCTCACTTAATGAAGAGGGATTTATTCATTGTTCATTATTAGACCAAACTTTAAAAGTTGTTCAAAAACATTTTAATCATGAAGAAGAGGTTTTATTACTTACAATAGATCCATCTCTTGTAAAAGCAGAAATAAAATATGAACTTGCTTCAAATGGTCAAGAATACCCGCATGTATATGGAGTAATCAATGTTGAGGCGATTGTAGAGGTTGTCCCATTTCCTAAAGAAAAAGGAGAGTATATATTACCAAAGGTACAAAGTTAA